In Actinomycetes bacterium, one DNA window encodes the following:
- a CDS encoding lyase family protein — MAVTDETYTDRHGPPVEGPAQELIDSGFALENADAPLLHRGLNLADLAHVLDLHERGVVARGPAQRLLREVLEACRTPAAEFPYDPAYGEPYNSRERHFAARIGNDAGWLHAGRPRREAVRIALRLNVRSVLADLVAAAGDLATSLATVAGAHSRTWLPDQTYLQHAQPSTFGHYLASFSFPVLRDGERLLDDLSWVNTSPGGAGCVNGSRLLDDRTRVASLLGFDGYIEHTRDAMWQIDGLISALAASASLLTTQSKLAEDLEIWASSEFDYVTVADGYSRSSVLMPQKRNPYALSIIRGAAGTLIGRLTGFLSVSKSPSARSDNLIYAYGEVPRALELALRTTRLSNGVITTLTINAERMWASLESSFCQATDLAEYVMQTCAVDYRTAYRVVGIAVRRASREGLRGIDLDGNRLDAAAVEYFGRPLGLTGRDLSEVLDPRCIVESRVLPGGAAPPVVEAMTQRCAAAASTLAERARTARAGFQTAEDELVALAEEFVGHG; from the coding sequence GTGGCTGTGACCGACGAGACCTACACCGACCGGCACGGCCCTCCTGTCGAGGGGCCGGCCCAGGAGCTGATCGACAGCGGGTTCGCGCTGGAGAACGCCGACGCGCCGCTGCTGCACCGCGGCCTCAACCTCGCCGACCTGGCACACGTCCTCGACCTCCACGAACGCGGTGTCGTCGCGCGGGGGCCCGCGCAGCGGCTGCTCCGTGAGGTCCTCGAGGCCTGTCGGACGCCGGCCGCGGAGTTCCCGTACGACCCGGCCTACGGGGAGCCGTACAACTCCCGCGAACGCCACTTCGCCGCCCGCATCGGCAACGACGCCGGCTGGCTGCACGCCGGGCGGCCGCGTCGCGAGGCCGTCCGGATCGCGTTGCGGCTCAACGTCCGCAGCGTGCTGGCGGACCTCGTCGCGGCTGCTGGTGATCTGGCCACGTCGCTGGCGACGGTTGCTGGAGCCCACAGCCGCACCTGGCTGCCGGACCAGACCTACCTGCAGCACGCGCAGCCCTCGACGTTCGGGCACTACCTGGCCAGCTTCAGCTTCCCGGTGCTGCGCGACGGGGAGCGGCTGCTGGACGACCTGAGCTGGGTCAACACCAGCCCCGGCGGCGCCGGCTGCGTCAACGGCAGCCGGCTGCTGGACGACCGCACCCGGGTCGCCTCGCTGCTCGGATTCGACGGCTACATCGAGCACACCCGCGACGCGATGTGGCAGATCGACGGACTGATCAGCGCTCTCGCCGCCTCGGCGAGCCTGCTCACCACCCAGAGCAAGCTGGCCGAGGACCTCGAGATCTGGGCGAGCAGCGAGTTCGACTACGTCACAGTCGCCGACGGGTACAGCCGGTCCAGCGTGTTGATGCCCCAGAAGCGCAACCCCTACGCGCTGTCGATCATCCGCGGCGCCGCCGGCACCCTCATCGGGCGGCTGACCGGGTTCCTGTCGGTGAGCAAGAGCCCGTCGGCGCGAAGCGACAACCTCATCTACGCCTACGGCGAGGTGCCCCGAGCCCTCGAGCTCGCGCTGCGCACGACCCGGCTCAGCAACGGGGTCATCACCACCCTCACGATCAACGCAGAGAGGATGTGGGCCTCCTTGGAGTCCAGCTTCTGCCAGGCCACCGACCTCGCCGAGTACGTCATGCAGACGTGCGCGGTCGACTACCGCACGGCGTACCGGGTCGTCGGCATCGCCGTCAGACGGGCCAGCCGTGAGGGACTTCGCGGCATCGACCTCGACGGGAACCGCCTGGATGCCGCGGCGGTGGAGTACTTCGGCCGGCCACTCGGCCTGACGGGGCGGGACCTGTCCGAGGTCCTGGACCCGCGGTGCATCGTCGAGAGCCGGGTGCTCCCGGGTGGCGCGGCGCCGCCTGTGGTGGAGGCGATGACGCAGCGGTGCGCCGCCGCGGCCTCGACGTTGGCCGAGCGGGCCCGCACGGCACGCGCGGGCTTCCAGACCGCCGAGGACGAGCTGGTGGCCCTGGCCGAGGAGTTCGTCGGCCATGGCTGA
- a CDS encoding DUF1116 domain-containing protein, whose protein sequence is MAERPVPALPDHPRVVNVGLPLFAEAVRSQGADVASVDWRIPADGDPAVVAALRRLSGPRAGVVDTANTEVLRRLDRGAPELVDVVPAGSVIPVLADGRVLLHCGPPIEVDRLVDPLRRSLAAAACAEGWADSPDRAKAMLDAGELQLESANDHGVVVPMATAMGPRTPVWVVTLADADVTTFAPVGQGSGDVAWFGRDTPGAVDRLVLLRDAVGPVLGQAVRTYGPIDVMALAAQAVAMGDDVHVRTQAATNLLLRNLLPALVGGDHPRRVEVASFLSANHLLFLSLAMAAARALTTWAGQVEHTSVVLGMTRNGTDFAARLGRGSSWHRTAAPPVGAALYQPGHGAEDAAPDIGDSAVLELVGLGGAAAAGSPAVAQLVGGTMADAARLTEDLAMVCVGRSTRFTIPFWGMRGSPLAVDARAVVELGITPQITTGILHSSDGSGQIGAGVASAPLDVFTSALLELDESLRP, encoded by the coding sequence ATGGCTGAGCGACCGGTGCCCGCGCTCCCGGACCACCCGCGGGTGGTCAATGTCGGCCTGCCGCTGTTCGCCGAGGCGGTGCGCAGCCAGGGGGCCGACGTGGCGTCGGTGGACTGGCGGATCCCCGCCGACGGGGACCCGGCCGTGGTCGCGGCCCTGCGCCGGCTGTCCGGCCCACGCGCCGGTGTCGTCGACACCGCCAACACCGAGGTGCTCCGGCGGCTGGACCGTGGGGCGCCCGAGCTGGTCGACGTCGTGCCCGCCGGCTCGGTGATCCCGGTCCTCGCGGACGGCCGGGTGCTGCTGCACTGCGGCCCGCCGATCGAGGTCGACCGACTGGTCGATCCGTTGCGGCGCTCCCTCGCCGCAGCCGCCTGCGCCGAAGGGTGGGCCGACTCGCCGGACCGGGCCAAGGCGATGCTTGACGCGGGCGAGCTGCAGTTGGAGTCGGCGAACGATCACGGGGTCGTGGTGCCGATGGCGACCGCGATGGGACCGCGCACCCCCGTGTGGGTGGTGACCCTCGCAGACGCCGACGTCACGACGTTCGCGCCGGTCGGCCAGGGCTCGGGCGACGTCGCCTGGTTCGGGAGGGACACCCCGGGGGCGGTGGACCGGCTGGTGCTGCTGCGGGACGCGGTCGGGCCGGTGCTGGGCCAGGCGGTGCGCACGTACGGACCGATCGATGTGATGGCACTGGCCGCGCAGGCGGTCGCGATGGGTGACGACGTGCACGTACGCACCCAGGCGGCCACCAACCTGCTGCTGCGCAACCTGCTGCCCGCGCTCGTCGGTGGCGACCATCCGCGGCGCGTCGAGGTGGCCTCCTTCCTGTCGGCGAACCACCTGCTCTTCCTGAGCCTGGCGATGGCCGCCGCCCGCGCCCTGACGACCTGGGCCGGGCAGGTCGAGCACACCTCGGTCGTCCTCGGGATGACCCGCAATGGGACCGACTTCGCCGCGCGCCTGGGGCGAGGATCCTCCTGGCACCGGACGGCTGCGCCCCCGGTCGGGGCGGCGCTGTACCAGCCCGGCCACGGAGCGGAGGACGCCGCGCCGGACATCGGCGACAGCGCCGTGCTCGAGCTGGTGGGGCTGGGGGGAGCGGCCGCCGCCGGCTCCCCCGCGGTCGCTCAGCTGGTCGGCGGCACCATGGCCGATGCCGCCCGGCTGACCGAGGACCTGGCCATGGTGTGCGTGGGTCGGTCCACCCGGTTCACGATCCCGTTCTGGGGGATGCGCGGCTCCCCGCTCGCCGTCGATGCCCGGGCCGTCGTCGAGCTCGGCATCACCCCGCAGATCACGACCGGCATCCTGCACAGCTCCGACGGCTCCGGCCAGATCGGCGCCGGCGTGGCCTCAGCACCCCTGGACGTGTTCACCAGCGCGTTGCTGGAGCTCGACGAGTCGCTGCGACCGTGA
- a CDS encoding OsmC family protein, whose product MARGGASKEVVARWEGGLKATVTVGLFQFVVDEPETSGGTSAGPMPTEYLLGSLASCYVLALAWSARKRGIELPADLEVTAQGEYDGPSFASLTMRVRSSLDDEQLALLMESANRVCYVSRTLTTTPTLDVQRG is encoded by the coding sequence ATGGCACGAGGTGGAGCGTCCAAAGAGGTGGTCGCCCGCTGGGAGGGCGGCCTGAAGGCCACCGTCACCGTGGGGCTGTTCCAGTTCGTCGTGGACGAGCCGGAGACGTCCGGCGGCACCTCCGCTGGGCCGATGCCGACGGAGTACCTGCTGGGCTCGCTCGCCTCCTGCTACGTCCTGGCTCTGGCCTGGTCGGCCCGTAAGCGCGGCATCGAGCTCCCAGCCGACCTCGAGGTCACCGCCCAGGGGGAGTACGACGGGCCGAGCTTCGCGTCGTTGACCATGCGGGTGCGGAGCAGCCTGGACGACGAACAGCTCGCACTGTTGATGGAGTCGGCGAACCGGGTGTGTTACGTCTCCCGCACCCTGACGACGACCCCGACCCTCGACGTCCAGCGCGGGTAA
- a CDS encoding amidohydrolase family protein, translated as MPKAPTRHIDAHRHFGVLPAFPFYGGPPVNPDVNARSTVAEVLADMDAEGTERALLIPNYGVPDAGASFALNEPTLEAAGSSDRLVCALWCSPRPQDAEMTDAALRLAGEEPVKALKISFLLGGSVDDEQCLTQLDKIFAAANDHGLVVHVHSSPGAQSDIDKIGVLVDRYADRTPLHIVHFGGGVSGHIKLAGSRFFDWIDAGKKVYTDMTWSVGFAPLWLAREIDKRGIGGDRVLFATDQPWSDYAGEFYRMVEATGGDTELGRMVFSENYDRVYG; from the coding sequence ATGCCGAAGGCCCCGACTCGTCACATCGACGCTCACCGGCACTTCGGGGTGCTCCCAGCGTTCCCCTTCTACGGGGGGCCGCCGGTCAACCCCGACGTCAACGCCCGGAGCACGGTCGCCGAGGTGCTCGCCGACATGGACGCGGAGGGGACCGAGCGCGCGCTGCTCATCCCCAACTACGGCGTTCCTGATGCCGGTGCCTCCTTCGCGCTCAACGAGCCGACGCTGGAGGCGGCCGGGAGCAGCGACCGGCTCGTCTGCGCCCTGTGGTGCTCGCCCCGGCCCCAGGACGCCGAGATGACAGACGCGGCACTGAGACTGGCGGGCGAGGAACCTGTCAAGGCCCTCAAGATCAGTTTTCTGCTCGGCGGCTCGGTCGACGACGAGCAGTGCCTGACCCAGCTCGACAAGATCTTCGCCGCAGCCAACGACCACGGCTTGGTCGTCCATGTCCACTCCTCGCCGGGAGCGCAGTCGGACATCGACAAGATCGGTGTCCTGGTGGATCGGTATGCCGACCGGACGCCGCTGCACATCGTCCACTTCGGTGGCGGCGTGAGCGGCCACATCAAGCTGGCCGGCAGCCGGTTCTTCGACTGGATCGACGCAGGCAAGAAGGTCTACACCGACATGACCTGGTCGGTGGGCTTCGCGCCGTTGTGGCTGGCCCGCGAGATCGACAAGCGCGGGATCGGTGGCGACCGGGTCCTGTTCGCCACCGACCAGCCGTGGAGCGACTACGCGGGGGAGTTCTACCGCATGGTCGAGGCCACCGGAGGGGACACCGAGCTGGGCCGGATGGTGTTCTCCGAGAACTACGACCGCGTGTACGGCTGA
- a CDS encoding MSMEG_0572/Sll0783 family nitrogen starvation response protein, with translation MSSQTVSVATPQEGDVNWDTSEKVFPDIQAEEGQKATVFIHTVPFEGSVALVNLLTATRLVRKGFKVTIVLYGPGVLLGAAGRGYPKVGTEGFPGNLAVNRQLKTLMDEGATIHACRFAMGALYGMREDDLIPGIQAFNPLDVLDAALTAWKEGHFQLNTWTV, from the coding sequence ATGTCCAGCCAGACCGTTTCTGTCGCAACTCCGCAAGAAGGCGATGTCAACTGGGACACCAGCGAGAAGGTGTTCCCCGACATCCAGGCCGAGGAAGGTCAGAAGGCGACCGTCTTCATCCACACGGTGCCGTTCGAGGGGTCCGTGGCCCTGGTCAACCTGTTGACCGCGACCCGCCTGGTACGTAAGGGGTTCAAGGTCACCATCGTCCTGTACGGCCCCGGTGTCCTGCTCGGCGCCGCCGGCCGCGGCTACCCGAAGGTCGGAACCGAGGGCTTCCCGGGCAACCTCGCGGTCAACCGCCAGCTCAAGACCCTGATGGACGAAGGCGCCACGATCCACGCCTGCCGGTTCGCGATGGGCGCCCTCTACGGGATGCGCGAGGACGACCTGATCCCCGGGATCCAGGCGTTCAACCCCCTCGACGTGCTCGACGCAGCGCTCACCGCGTGGAAGGAAGGCCACTTCCAGCTCAACACCTGGACTGTGTGA
- a CDS encoding FAD-dependent oxidoreductase, translating to MARRIIIVGGGAAGMGAAGAAKGVDPEAEITVFTEFEDAAYSPCGIPYVHGKEIPSFENLFLATKQAYVDQGLDIRYETSVASFDPTAKTVTTGDGKTEPYDSLVLATGFNYADPGVPGGDLGGIYYVKNIRRAMEWDVVLNDVKAAVVDECTPLGAEMVTALAHRGIETHLVDPNPWGMSMATDPDIMAPVQESWEEMGVHLHFNTKVTAFKGHGGKVTSVATTGGEIPADLVVPATHKEANTALALAAGVKTGMSGGIIVDDQMRTSLRDVYAAGDCTEIPHGVSNVPIQGLSGSHAYAQGKTAGVTAAGGVRHYSPVYVPWGMVAGKWMIGGVSFSETLATALGIPFVVGYAQGISRARYYPDVKQVRVKLLANPDDLRLIGAQMVGGEGIKERADFLAMCVRTGITVNELATMENVYSPPIGALNEPIALAAQALLAQRSS from the coding sequence GTGGCCAGACGGATCATCATCGTAGGGGGAGGCGCCGCCGGGATGGGCGCCGCGGGCGCTGCCAAGGGGGTCGATCCGGAGGCCGAGATCACCGTCTTCACCGAGTTCGAGGACGCCGCCTACAGCCCCTGCGGGATCCCGTACGTGCACGGCAAGGAGATCCCCTCCTTCGAGAACCTGTTCCTGGCCACCAAGCAGGCCTACGTCGACCAGGGGCTCGACATCCGGTACGAGACGTCGGTGGCGTCCTTCGACCCCACGGCCAAGACGGTCACCACGGGCGACGGCAAGACCGAGCCCTACGACTCACTCGTCCTGGCCACCGGGTTCAACTACGCCGACCCGGGCGTTCCCGGCGGCGACCTCGGCGGCATCTACTACGTCAAGAACATCCGACGCGCGATGGAGTGGGACGTCGTGCTCAACGACGTCAAGGCCGCGGTCGTCGACGAGTGCACCCCGCTCGGGGCCGAGATGGTCACGGCGCTCGCCCATCGGGGCATCGAGACCCATCTCGTCGACCCCAATCCATGGGGGATGTCGATGGCCACCGACCCGGACATCATGGCGCCGGTGCAGGAGTCCTGGGAGGAGATGGGGGTCCACCTGCACTTCAACACCAAGGTCACGGCCTTCAAGGGCCACGGCGGCAAGGTGACCAGCGTGGCCACCACCGGGGGCGAGATCCCCGCCGATCTGGTCGTCCCCGCGACGCACAAGGAGGCCAACACTGCGCTCGCGCTCGCCGCGGGGGTCAAGACCGGGATGAGTGGCGGCATCATCGTCGACGACCAGATGCGGACGTCGCTGCGTGATGTGTACGCGGCCGGTGACTGCACTGAGATCCCCCACGGGGTCTCCAACGTCCCGATCCAGGGACTCTCCGGCAGCCACGCCTACGCGCAGGGCAAGACCGCGGGTGTCACCGCAGCCGGCGGGGTCCGGCACTACAGCCCCGTCTATGTCCCGTGGGGGATGGTTGCCGGCAAGTGGATGATCGGTGGGGTCTCCTTCAGCGAGACGTTGGCGACCGCCCTCGGCATCCCGTTCGTGGTCGGCTACGCGCAGGGCATCTCGCGGGCCCGGTACTACCCCGACGTCAAGCAGGTCCGGGTCAAGCTGCTCGCCAACCCCGACGACCTGAGGCTGATCGGCGCCCAGATGGTGGGTGGCGAGGGCATCAAGGAGCGCGCCGACTTCCTTGCCATGTGCGTACGGACCGGGATCACCGTCAACGAGCTGGCCACGATGGAGAACGTCTACAGCCCGCCGATCGGGGCGCTCAACGAGCCGATCGCCCTGGCCGCCCAGGCCCTGCTGGCCCAGCGGTCGTCATGA
- a CDS encoding cupin domain-containing protein, which yields MSNQVARVVSSIGPKVKSLRLQNGYSLQALADRADVSAATIHKIEQNGMVPTITTLLKIAVAFDQPISYFVEEPEDDRHPTVMTRPDQRRPIYTEHRGIDLAGITGPYGEFQVAAAVATVSAGASSGRKPMVHAGEELLYLLSGTFEFEVGGVQHSLTPGDSLHFQTNQPHSWRNGSDTDAVAIWMALRPQ from the coding sequence ATGAGCAACCAGGTCGCCCGAGTCGTCTCCTCCATCGGTCCCAAGGTCAAGTCGCTGCGCCTGCAGAACGGGTACTCGTTGCAGGCGCTCGCTGATCGCGCCGACGTCTCGGCCGCCACCATCCACAAGATCGAGCAGAACGGGATGGTCCCGACCATCACCACGCTGCTGAAGATCGCGGTCGCCTTCGACCAGCCGATCTCCTACTTCGTGGAGGAGCCGGAGGACGACCGGCACCCGACCGTCATGACCCGGCCCGACCAGCGGCGGCCGATCTACACGGAGCACCGCGGCATCGACCTCGCCGGGATCACCGGACCGTACGGCGAGTTCCAGGTCGCCGCGGCTGTGGCCACCGTGAGCGCCGGCGCAAGCAGCGGCCGCAAGCCGATGGTCCACGCCGGCGAGGAGCTGCTGTACCTGCTCTCGGGAACCTTCGAGTTCGAGGTGGGCGGGGTCCAGCACTCGCTCACCCCCGGTGACTCGCTGCACTTCCAGACCAACCAGCCCCACTCGTGGCGCAACGGCAGCGACACAGACGCGGTCGCGATCTGGATGGCGCTGCGCCCGCAGTAG
- a CDS encoding FAD-dependent oxidoreductase gives MDGPRVSRRALLVAGVLGAAAVGADAVARRADDNTRRVASPVRTSARPDVGTRKRVVVVGAGLAGLSCALTLLDQGWDVDVIEARDRVGGRVHTLRDAFGVGTHVEMGAEFIDRDHHVLLGLLDRFGLGTDVRDKSQRVALSWDGRRADYSARVERRGGDLYDDIQLVTDATARLAAQVDPENPERSEQAERLDAMSLAQWADRLGMTAVGRRVWEAGFIVSDYGTASKDISLLFYAQQENFGSSSDAVVEALRVHGGNQGLAEAMASYLARQSRVRLRLGEPVVSVRTQPGLAMVRTATGVYPGAHVVIASPPPTLSAIAFDPALPPPIQEAVNSSLLDDITKVVVPYRGHPWRRAGWTGESLTDLTYTYSWDATDSTPSAPNGALVAFTGGGAAGRTITHLTPEKRVALVEAQLRRVFPEVLDHEDHRYPAATMAWADEPFTGGGYANYRPGQMLTAKPAFRRAHGPLRFAGEHTEAMGQYMESAVRSGLRVAKDIGLAPHP, from the coding sequence GTGGACGGTCCGCGAGTCAGTCGTCGGGCCCTGCTGGTTGCCGGGGTTCTCGGCGCGGCTGCCGTGGGGGCGGATGCCGTGGCCAGGCGGGCGGACGACAACACGCGCCGTGTCGCGTCTCCAGTCCGTACGTCGGCGCGCCCAGATGTCGGCACGCGTAAGCGGGTGGTCGTGGTCGGTGCGGGCCTGGCCGGGCTGTCCTGCGCCCTGACCCTGCTGGACCAGGGCTGGGACGTCGACGTGATCGAGGCGCGTGATCGTGTGGGCGGACGGGTGCACACGCTGCGCGACGCCTTCGGCGTGGGGACGCATGTCGAGATGGGTGCTGAGTTCATCGACCGCGATCATCATGTGCTGTTGGGCCTGCTGGACCGGTTCGGTCTGGGGACCGACGTCCGAGACAAGTCACAACGAGTCGCCCTGTCCTGGGACGGCCGGCGTGCGGACTACAGCGCGCGTGTGGAGCGGCGCGGCGGCGATCTGTATGACGACATCCAGCTCGTCACGGACGCGACCGCGCGCCTTGCCGCACAGGTGGATCCCGAGAACCCCGAGCGTTCCGAGCAGGCTGAGCGCCTGGACGCCATGTCACTGGCGCAGTGGGCCGACCGCCTCGGCATGACTGCCGTCGGCCGGCGGGTCTGGGAGGCTGGCTTCATCGTCAGCGACTACGGGACGGCGTCGAAGGACATCTCGCTGCTCTTCTACGCCCAGCAGGAGAACTTCGGCAGCTCGAGTGACGCGGTGGTGGAAGCCCTTCGCGTGCATGGCGGCAACCAGGGGCTTGCCGAGGCGATGGCCTCGTACTTGGCCCGCCAGTCGCGCGTACGGCTTCGGCTGGGCGAACCGGTCGTGTCGGTCCGTACCCAACCCGGACTCGCAATGGTGCGGACGGCGACCGGGGTCTATCCGGGAGCCCACGTGGTCATCGCATCCCCACCGCCCACGTTGAGTGCGATCGCGTTCGACCCTGCGCTGCCGCCGCCGATCCAGGAGGCCGTGAACTCCTCGTTGCTCGACGACATCACCAAGGTCGTCGTGCCCTACCGCGGCCATCCCTGGCGGCGTGCGGGTTGGACCGGCGAGTCGCTGACAGACCTGACGTACACCTATTCGTGGGACGCCACCGACTCGACACCCTCGGCTCCGAACGGGGCGCTGGTGGCCTTCACCGGCGGCGGCGCAGCCGGTCGGACGATCACTCACCTGACACCGGAGAAGCGGGTCGCGCTCGTCGAGGCGCAGCTGCGGCGCGTGTTCCCAGAGGTGCTCGACCACGAGGACCACCGCTACCCGGCGGCGACGATGGCGTGGGCCGATGAGCCGTTCACCGGCGGTGGCTACGCGAACTACCGCCCGGGCCAGATGCTGACGGCCAAGCCGGCCTTCCGGAGGGCGCACGGCCCGCTGCGGTTCGCGGGGGAGCACACGGAGGCCATGGGGCAGTACATGGAGAGTGCGGTGAGGTCGGGCCTGCGGGTGGCCAAGGACATCGGCCTAGCGCCGCACCCCTGA
- a CDS encoding FAD-dependent oxidoreductase: MADLPSRARVVIVGGGVIGCSVAYHLSALGVSDVVLVERHDLTAGTTWHAAGLITSAGMVDETSLWMARYSRDLYTRLEAETGHSTGFRPIGHLHLATTPQRLETLRRERSFQRGFGVDNVEISAAEVAELSPITAVDDILAASYVADEGRADPVGVATALSKGATARGVTIVKGVSVTGVRTSAGRVSAVTSDAGEIECETVVLATGLWTRELARRCGIDVPLQAAEHYYLLTEPFDGVHRDLPVIEDPDRYAYYREEGGGLLVGLFEPVGAPWALDRPPADFAFGTIAPDWERMTPYLEAAMQRYPALADAGLRTFFCGPESFTPDLHPMLGPTPEVDGVYVAAGLNSLGILLGGGVGSVVAQWIVDGRAPVDVTHYSVERALPYETTRAFRGDRVRESLGVLFGDGVWPTFQWRTGRGIRRSAIHDRLAALGARFGQSSGWEYPLWFAGPDAGGVPTETTWGRAASFDTVAQEHAAVREAVGVMDMSLMSKFSVEGPDALTLLNRLSTSDIDVPVGTVVYTQWCDVDGGLLADLTVTRRAVDRFLVVVSDVSHRRVQSMLRRGLRPREVAVTTDITAGITLLTVQGPRSRELLQALSPDDWSNEAFPYLTAREVEVGTSRVLALRVTYLGELGYELHIPSDQGVSVWESLCAAGPAYGLRQVGLLAMGSLRLEKAYRDYGVDIENTDDPLTAGLAFTIAWDKPGGFVGREALEKRRGDRSARMVAVRLDDPEPLLVGGEPVLLDGQWIGYVRAGAYGYTLGASVGLAVVEHEAGVTSDLLAAGSFAVDIAGTRVPATLSLRPFYDPDRLRIRG, from the coding sequence ATGGCCGACCTTCCGTCACGGGCCCGCGTCGTCATCGTCGGTGGGGGCGTGATCGGCTGCAGCGTCGCCTACCACCTCAGTGCGCTCGGGGTCAGCGACGTCGTCCTCGTCGAGCGCCACGACCTCACGGCCGGGACCACCTGGCACGCGGCCGGACTGATCACCAGCGCGGGCATGGTCGACGAGACCTCGCTGTGGATGGCGCGGTACTCCCGCGACCTGTACACCCGCCTGGAGGCCGAGACCGGCCACTCCACCGGCTTCCGCCCCATCGGCCACCTGCACCTCGCGACGACGCCGCAGCGGCTCGAGACGCTGCGCCGGGAGCGCTCCTTCCAGCGCGGCTTCGGCGTCGACAACGTCGAGATCTCCGCGGCCGAGGTCGCCGAGCTGTCGCCGATCACCGCGGTCGACGACATCCTCGCGGCGTCGTACGTCGCCGACGAGGGGCGCGCGGATCCGGTCGGCGTGGCCACCGCGCTGTCGAAGGGAGCCACCGCGCGCGGCGTCACCATCGTCAAGGGCGTGTCGGTCACCGGCGTGCGGACCAGCGCCGGGCGGGTCAGCGCGGTCACCAGCGACGCCGGTGAGATCGAGTGCGAGACGGTCGTGCTCGCAACCGGCCTGTGGACGCGCGAGCTCGCGCGGCGATGCGGCATCGACGTACCGCTGCAGGCCGCCGAGCACTACTACCTGCTCACCGAGCCGTTCGACGGCGTGCACCGCGACCTGCCGGTCATCGAGGACCCCGACCGCTACGCCTACTACCGCGAGGAGGGCGGCGGCCTGCTGGTCGGCCTCTTCGAGCCCGTCGGCGCGCCCTGGGCGCTCGACCGACCGCCGGCCGACTTCGCCTTCGGCACGATCGCGCCGGACTGGGAGCGCATGACGCCGTACCTCGAGGCCGCCATGCAGCGCTACCCGGCGCTCGCCGACGCCGGACTCCGGACGTTCTTCTGCGGTCCGGAGTCGTTCACCCCCGACCTGCACCCGATGCTCGGGCCGACCCCGGAGGTCGACGGCGTGTACGTCGCCGCCGGGCTCAACAGCCTCGGCATCCTGCTCGGCGGCGGGGTGGGAAGCGTGGTGGCGCAGTGGATCGTGGACGGTCGTGCGCCGGTCGACGTCACGCACTACTCCGTCGAGCGGGCACTGCCGTACGAGACCACGCGGGCCTTCCGTGGGGACCGCGTCCGCGAGAGCCTCGGGGTGCTGTTCGGCGACGGGGTGTGGCCGACCTTCCAGTGGCGGACCGGCCGCGGCATCCGGCGTTCGGCGATCCACGACCGGCTGGCAGCCCTCGGCGCGCGGTTCGGCCAGTCGAGCGGATGGGAGTACCCGCTGTGGTTCGCGGGACCGGACGCGGGCGGCGTCCCCACCGAGACCACCTGGGGTCGCGCCGCGTCGTTCGACACGGTCGCGCAGGAGCACGCCGCGGTCCGCGAGGCCGTCGGGGTGATGGACATGTCGCTGATGTCGAAGTTCAGCGTCGAGGGACCGGACGCGCTGACGCTGCTCAACCGGCTGTCCACCAGCGACATCGACGTGCCGGTGGGGACCGTCGTCTACACCCAGTGGTGCGACGTCGACGGCGGGCTGCTGGCCGACCTCACGGTGACGCGGCGGGCGGTCGACCGGTTCCTGGTGGTCGTCAGCGACGTGAGCCACCGGCGAGTTCAGTCGATGCTGCGCCGGGGCCTGCGGCCCCGTGAGGTCGCGGTCACCACCGACATCACCGCGGGGATCACGCTGCTGACCGTGCAGGGCCCGCGTTCGCGCGAGCTGCTGCAGGCCCTGTCACCTGACGACTGGAGCAACGAGGCCTTCCCCTACCTCACGGCGCGCGAGGTGGAGGTCGGCACGTCGCGGGTCCTCGCGCTTCGGGTGACCTACCTCGGCGAGCTCGGATACGAGCTGCACATCCCGAGCGACCAGGGCGTGTCCGTGTGGGAGAGCCTCTGCGCGGCGGGCCCGGCGTACGGCCTGCGGCAGGTCGGCCTGCTGGCGATGGGGTCGCTGCGGCTGGAGAAGGCCTACCGCGACTACGGCGTCGACATCGAGAACACCGACGACCCGCTCACCGCGGGGCTGGCGTTCACGATCGCGTGGGACAAGCCGGGCGGGTTCGTCGGCCGCGAAGCGCTGGAGAAGCGCCGCGGCGACCGCTCGGCGAGGATGGTGGCCGTACGCCTCGACGACCCCGAGCCGCTGCTGGTCGGCGGCGAGCCGGTGCTGCTCGACGGCCAGTGGATCGGGTACGTCCGCGCGGGGGCGTACGGGTACACCCTCGGGGCGTCGGTCGGCCTCGCCGTCGTCGAGCACGAGGCCGGCGTGACGTCGGACTTGCTCGCCGCCGGCTCCTTCGCGGTCGACATCGCCGGGACCCGGGTCCCCGCCACCCTGTCGCTACGGCCGTTCTACGACCCCGATCGGCTGCGGATCCGCGGTTAG